The Ogataea parapolymorpha DL-1 chromosome III, whole genome shotgun sequence nucleotide sequence cgcgctGCTCGAGGAATTGCCCGACAATTCGCCTCGGTTCGTGGTGCTCAGCTATTCGAAAACGCTGGACGACGGCCGACTGAGCAATCCACTCGTGCTGGTGTACCACCGTCCGCTGACGGCAAAACAGGACGCCAAGATGCTGTACGCGGGGTGTCTGGAGCAGTTCAAGGGCGAGGTGAGCGCGAACCGGTTTGTGGAGGTGGCTGATGAGGAGGATTGGGAGGATCTGAGGGCCGAGGTAGAATAGTGGCCGATGGTCGCAGTCTGATTCCCAGGGACCAAGACAGTCTTGGGATCAGTGGTATGCCAGGGCTTTTAGCCCTGCACTCTAGTCACGTGCGCACGGGTAGATAATTttcaacatcaaaaaatttttattcAAACTATTCTATCAACATGGGTCGTATGCACAGCAAAGTGGGTAGCCTTTTGCCCAATACACGCCTTTGATTCGGGCTGCAGCGGTGCAAGCTGCGCAGCACCAATCCTATGCCATGTATTGGATAAGTATCGAATACTAACCGTCCAGGGAAAAGGAATTTCTTCCTCCGCCATTCCATACTCGAGAAACGTTCCATCCTGGTTCAAGCTTTCCTCCGAGgatgttgttgagcagATTATCAAGTACGCCAGAAAGGGTCTGACTCCTTCTCAGATTGGTGTTATTCTGAGAGACGCCCACGGAGTCAACCAGGCCAAGGTGATCACCGGTAACAAGATTCTGAGAATTCTCAAGTCCAACGGTCTTGCTCCAGAGATCCCAGAGGACCTGTACTACCTGATCAAGAAGGCTGTTTCCGTGAGAAAGCACTTGGAGAGAAACAGAAAGGACAAGGACTCCAAGTTCAGACTGATTCTGATCGAGTCCAGAATCCACAGACTCGCCAGATACTACAGAACTGTTGCTGTGCTGCCACCAACCTGGAAATACGAGTCTGCCACTGCTTCTGCCCTGGTTAACTAGGCAGTGTTTAGTAATAAAGTCACTTTTAGATTATGCGTAGTTATTCTTGCGGTTGGGCCACGCTGAACTGTTCGTCCCCCCACGCAAACGCCACCGCGAGCCCGTCGTGCAGCTCCAATTCGTCCACCTCAcggatctcgtcgtccagcactGCAATCCGCAATCCCTCAGCGGTGACTTTCTCTCTTCCCTCTtcggcctcgtcgctctGGGCcgcctcctcgtcctcctcggcTTCCTCGAACGAGGGCACTGGCACGTCCACATCTGTTTGCGATAGCCCCACAGGCTCACTGTGCAACAGCAGTCCGCCCGCGCTGTTCAGCATCTCTGCCAGCCGCTGTTTCAGCTCCCCCACCCCGGACCCAGGCGGCACACTCACAAACACCGTCAGGCCCTGTCTTTTCGCCTTCACCGTGATCATATGCAAAATCTCTGGCTTGGCTTTTTCGTAAAttaactttttttttccctcCTTTGTTGTTTTAAGGCCAAATTAATGAGTTCGACGTCGGATGCTCCTTCCGCCACCTCTTCGGCCGCCAACGTGGCCGGAAACTTTATAGGAAGCAAGCCGTCCACAGTGCTGTTTTTCATCGCGCTGTGCGTGGGCGTCATCATTGCCGTTCTATTTATATTCTTCACCTTCAGATACCTTGTGCGGTCTCGCTTTGGGCTGTACAGCTCGGCGCCGCAGTTTGCCCGCAATCCGTTCTACATGGGCCCCACGGGGCGCGCGTCCATGAACGGCCTCCAGCCGTACTTTGAGCACGACATCGCCCTCAACCTCGCGGGCCACCGCCATCTGCACGGGTACCGTCCCCGTCGCCGCGAGGGGTACTCGCGGAAGCGCAAGCTAACGCAGGAGGAGGTCGACGACCTGTTCCCGCTGAAAACGTACGCCAAGTGGCTCAACGGTGGCCAGGAGGATGTCATCAACAGGAACGAGGGCGTCCTGGtgtacgaggaggacgCTGGACATCGGAACACTCCTGAGGAGCAGGACGACTTCCAGGACGCGCGGTCCTCGCCGCCAGAGGAGGTTGATCTGGCCGACCAGAACAAAACCGACAACATCGAGCTTAGCGAAACAGTTCCTGCTACAGCCTCGTCCGCCGACGCCGCACAGGACCTCCACTTCACCTCTGGGATGTGCGCAATCTGTCTGGACAAtttgctggacgacgacgaggtcCGCGGCCTGATCTGCGGTCACGTGTTCCATGCCGACTGCGTGGACCCCTGGCTCGTCAATCGGCGCGGCTGCTGTCCGATGTGCAAACGTGACTTCTTCATGCGCGACCAGACCCGTTCGCGCCACACCAACGAGGCCCAGGGCGA carries:
- a CDS encoding 40S ribosomal protein S13: MSLYSFSTPTLQKLRKFRISSARSNTLQAQVYMIDPQSYEVLYEEPDDKIESIDALLEELPDNSPRFVVLSYSKTLDDGRLSNPLVLVYHRPLTAKQDAKMLYAGCLEQFKGEVSANRFVEVADEEDWEDLRAEGKGISSSAIPYSRNVPSWFKLSSEDVVEQIIKYARKGLTPSQIGVILRDAHGVNQAKVITGNKILRILKSNGLAPEIPEDLYYLIKKAVSVRKHLERNRKDKDSKFRLILIESRIHRLARYYRTVAVLPPTWKYESATASALVN